The following are from one region of the Siniperca chuatsi isolate FFG_IHB_CAS linkage group LG13, ASM2008510v1, whole genome shotgun sequence genome:
- the nsun4 gene encoding 5-methylcytosine rRNA methyltransferase NSUN4, whose protein sequence is MRAEPLFWLSEADGQKKLSHDMMALFLDTRLLLRKVKDLRFLTPRRNRVKEKWAATRTKHPPTSLALQHFDATYSVQLGRLWPSVRAALLSERKYGALHNNFSHDAVLADLKAQGCRDFISDTDPEAQPCLEKESEVAAEEESSGVSMKKSDTDGQQLSPLQLSPHIKCFVFPRGDITRFKPARPDMCGLLGYYLMDAASVLPCLALDVQEGHNVLDLCAAPGGKTLALLQTQSISFLCVNDTSVSRTLRLRKVLHSYVPKQFLTDEKLRITSFDGTKWGEIERNTFDRVLVDVPCTTDRHSLMEDDNNIFSKSRTGERRRLPQLQLELLLAGIVAACPGGEILYSTCTLSQIQNLSVVEQAIYLARENHGIHLQVVDLRSLTHMFRKTFHFAPDLHLGEMVIPHLAANFGPIYMCKLRRLT, encoded by the exons ATGCGTGCGGAACCTTTGTTTTGGCTGTCGGAGGCAGACGGACAAAAGAAACTGTCGCACGACATGATGGCACTGTTCTTGGATACCAGACTTCTACTAAGAAAAGTGAaagatttaagatttttaaCGCCAAGACGAAACCGAGTGAAAGAAAAATGG GCTGCCACGCGCACCAAGCACCCTCCCACCAGTCTCGCCCTGCAGCACTTTGATGCCACCTACAGCGTCCAGTTGGGGCGGCTGTGGCCATCAGTCCGAGCCGCCCTGCTGTCAGAGAGGAAATACGGAGCCCTGCACAATAATTTCTCCCACGATGCTGTTCTGGCAGACTTGAAAGCCCAGGGATGCAGAGACTTCATCAGTGACACAGATCCAGAGG CTCAGCCATGCTTGGAGAAAGAATCTGAGGTTGCTGCTGAGGAGGAATCCAGCGGTGTTTCTATGAAGAAATCTGACACTGATGGTCAGCAGCTCTCTCCTCTACAGCTTAGTCCTCACATCAAGTGCTTCGTGTTTCCAAGAGGGGACATCACAAGATTCAAGCCTGCTAG ACCAGACATGTGCGGGTTGTTGGGTTACTACCTGATGGACGCAGCGTCTGTGCTGCCTTGTCTCGCACTGGATGTTCAAGAAGGTCACAATGTGCTTGACCTCTGTGCTGCTCCAGGAGGCAAGACCCTGGCTTTACTTCAGACCCAGTCTATAA GTTTTTTGTGCGTCAACGACACCTCTGTGTCTCGGACATTGCGACTGAGGAAGGTCCTCCACAGCTACGTTCCTAAGCAGTTTTTGACAGACGAGAAACTACGCATCACCTCCTTTGATGGCACCAAGTGGGGGGAAATCGAAAGGAACACTTTCGACAGA GTCCTTGTTGACGTCCCCTGCaccacagacagacattcaCTCATGGAGGACGACAACAATATATTCAGTAAGAGCAGGACCGGTGAGAGACGAAGGCTTCCACAGCTacagctggagctgctgct GGCGGGAATCGTAgcagcttgtccaggtggggAGATCCTTTACTCCACCTGCACACTTTCTCAAATCCAGAACCTGAGTGTGGTGGAACAGGCCATCTACTTGGCTCGAGAGAACCATGGCATCCACCTTCAG GTCGTTGATCTGCGATCCCTCACACACATGTTTAGGAAAACCTTTCACTTCGCTCCCGACCTCCACCTGGGTGAGATGGTCATCCCACACTTAGCCG